From the Prunus dulcis chromosome 4, ALMONDv2, whole genome shotgun sequence genome, one window contains:
- the LOC117624531 gene encoding delta-9 acyl-lipid desaturase 1-like isoform X1, which yields MGLLKVWVTILMTPCANFLGRKWNLLDLVTAGMFLSVHCLALFAPFYFTWTAFLVAFWLAFLTGFGITLSYHRNLAHRSFRVPKLLEYLFAYCGVLALEGSPIEWVSTHRYHHQFTDTEKDAHSPLKGFWYSHMGWILDSSSRFGRVIKNTLSLSLSLSLSLSSNSYTFFFWYKCLHLFLFFLMRNLQYGGLKNVEDMKKQPFYVFLHHTFMLHSFVLAGILYAVGGLPFLVWGVGVRMVVVFHITLFVNSAGHTWGYQTWNTGDLSRNLWWLGLLALGEGWHNNHHAFEYSARQGLEWWQIDLTWYIIKFLEALGLATDVKVPSEAHRKRMALKTE from the exons atgGGGCTTTTGAAAGTTTGGGTCACCATTCTCATGACCCCTTGTGCAAATTTCTTGGGGAGGAAATGGAATCTTCTAGACCTTGTGACAGCTGGTATGTTCTTGAGTGTGCATTGCCTGGCTTTGTTTGCACCGTTTTACTTCACTTGGACTGCGTTTTTGGTGGCCTTTTGGCTGGCCTTTCTGACCGGTTTTGGAATCACTCTTTCTTACCATAGAAATCTTGCTCATAGAAGTTTTAGGGTTCCAAAATTGCTTGAGTACTTGTTTGCCTACTGTGGGGTTCTCGCACTTGAG GGAAGTCCAATTGAATGGGTGAGCACACACCGATACCACCACCAGTTTACTGATACAGAAAAAGATGCTCACAGCCCACTTAAGGGTTTCTGGTATAGTCATATGGGCTGGATCCTTGATAGCAGTTCTCGGTTTGGAAGAGTAATTAAAaacaccctctctctctctctctctctctctctctctctctcaagtaaTAGTtacacttttttcttttggtacaAATGCTTAcacttatttttgttttttttaatgagaaaTTTGCAGTATGGGGGACTAAAGAATGTTGAAGACATGAAAAAGCAGCCATTTTATGTGTTTCTTCATCATACTTTCATGCTACACTCATTTGTTCTTGCAGGCATATTATATGCCGTGGGTGGACTTCCCTTCTTGGTTTGGGGAGTG GGCGTGAGAATGGTGGTTGTTTTCCACATTACTTTGTTTGTAAATTCTGCTGGCCACACCTGGGGATATCAGACATGGAACACCGGGGATCTGTCTAGGAACCTTTG GTGGTTGGGATTGCTTGCACTTGGAGAAGGCTGGCACAATAATCACCATGCTTTCGAATACTCAGCTCGACAAGGCCTGGAATGGTGGCAAATTGACTTGACTTGGTACATCATAAAATTTCTTGAAGCTCTAGGACTGGCAACAGATGTGAAAGTACCATCCGAGGCTCACAGGAAACGGATGGCTTTAAAGACAGAATAA
- the LOC117624531 gene encoding palmitoyl-monogalactosyldiacylglycerol delta-7 desaturase, chloroplastic-like isoform X2, whose amino-acid sequence MGLLKVWVTILMTPCANFLGRKWNLLDLVTAGMFLSVHCLALFAPFYFTWTAFLVAFWLAFLTGFGITLSYHRNLAHRSFRVPKLLEYLFAYCGVLALEGSPIEWVSTHRYHHQFTDTEKDAHSPLKGFWYSHMGWILDSSSRFGRYGGLKNVEDMKKQPFYVFLHHTFMLHSFVLAGILYAVGGLPFLVWGVGVRMVVVFHITLFVNSAGHTWGYQTWNTGDLSRNLWWLGLLALGEGWHNNHHAFEYSARQGLEWWQIDLTWYIIKFLEALGLATDVKVPSEAHRKRMALKTE is encoded by the exons atgGGGCTTTTGAAAGTTTGGGTCACCATTCTCATGACCCCTTGTGCAAATTTCTTGGGGAGGAAATGGAATCTTCTAGACCTTGTGACAGCTGGTATGTTCTTGAGTGTGCATTGCCTGGCTTTGTTTGCACCGTTTTACTTCACTTGGACTGCGTTTTTGGTGGCCTTTTGGCTGGCCTTTCTGACCGGTTTTGGAATCACTCTTTCTTACCATAGAAATCTTGCTCATAGAAGTTTTAGGGTTCCAAAATTGCTTGAGTACTTGTTTGCCTACTGTGGGGTTCTCGCACTTGAG GGAAGTCCAATTGAATGGGTGAGCACACACCGATACCACCACCAGTTTACTGATACAGAAAAAGATGCTCACAGCCCACTTAAGGGTTTCTGGTATAGTCATATGGGCTGGATCCTTGATAGCAGTTCTCGGTTTGGAAGA TATGGGGGACTAAAGAATGTTGAAGACATGAAAAAGCAGCCATTTTATGTGTTTCTTCATCATACTTTCATGCTACACTCATTTGTTCTTGCAGGCATATTATATGCCGTGGGTGGACTTCCCTTCTTGGTTTGGGGAGTG GGCGTGAGAATGGTGGTTGTTTTCCACATTACTTTGTTTGTAAATTCTGCTGGCCACACCTGGGGATATCAGACATGGAACACCGGGGATCTGTCTAGGAACCTTTG GTGGTTGGGATTGCTTGCACTTGGAGAAGGCTGGCACAATAATCACCATGCTTTCGAATACTCAGCTCGACAAGGCCTGGAATGGTGGCAAATTGACTTGACTTGGTACATCATAAAATTTCTTGAAGCTCTAGGACTGGCAACAGATGTGAAAGTACCATCCGAGGCTCACAGGAAACGGATGGCTTTAAAGACAGAATAA
- the LOC117624533 gene encoding palmitoyl-monogalactosyldiacylglycerol delta-7 desaturase, chloroplastic-like: MGLLKVWVTILMTPCANFLGRKWNLLDLVTAGMFLSVHCLALFAPFYFTWTAFLVAFWLAFLTGFGITLSYHRNLAHRSFRVPKLLEYLFAYCGVLALEGSPIEWVSTHRYHHQFTDTEKDAHSPLKGFWYSHMGWILDSSSRFGRYGGLKNVEDMKKQPFYVFLHHTFMLHSFVLAGILYAVGGLPFLVWGVGVRMVVVFHITLFVNSAGHTWGYQTWNTGDLSRNLWWLGLLALGEGWHNNHHAFEYSARQGLEWWQIDLTWYIIKFLEALGLATDVKVPSEAHRKRMALKTE, from the exons atgGGGCTTTTGAAAGTTTGGGTCACCATTCTCATGACCCCTTGTGCAAATTTCTTGGGGAGGAAATGGAATCTTCTAGACCTTGTGACAGCTGGTATGTTCTTGAGTGTGCATTGCCTGGCTTTGTTTGCACCGTTTTACTTCACTTGGACTGCGTTTTTGGTGGCCTTTTGGCTGGCCTTTCTGACCGGTTTTGGAATCACTCTTTCTTACCATAGAAATCTTGCTCATAGAAGTTTTAGGGTTCCAAAATTGCTTGAGTACTTGTTTGCCTACTGTGGGGTTCTCGCACTTGAG GGAAGTCCAATTGAATGGGTGAGCACACACCGATACCACCACCAGTTTACTGATACAGAAAAAGATGCTCACAGCCCACTTAAGGGTTTCTGGTATAGTCATATGGGCTGGATCCTTGATAGCAGTTCTCGGTTTGGAAGA TATGGGGGACTAAAGAATGTTGAAGACATGAAAAAGCAGCCATTTTATGTGTTTCTTCATCATACTTTCATGCTACACTCATTTGTTCTTGCAGGCATATTATATGCCGTGGGTGGACTTCCCTTCTTGGTTTGGGGAGTG GGCGTGAGAATGGTGGTTGTTTTCCACATTACTTTGTTTGTAAATTCTGCTGGCCACACCTGGGGATATCAGACATGGAACACCGGGGATCTGTCTAGGAACCTTTG GTGGTTGGGATTGCTTGCACTTGGAGAAGGCTGGCACAATAATCACCATGCCTTCGAATACTCAGCTCGACAAGGCCTGGAATGGTGGCAAATTGACTTGACTTGGTACATCATAAAATTTCTTGAAGCACTAGGACTGGCAACAGATGTGAAAGTACCATCCGAAGCTCACAGGAAACGGATGGCTTTAAAGACAGAGTAA